TTTATTGCGTTTATTTTTTACAGTCTGGCCAGCATTCACGTTATGGGACGTTTGTTTCATAAAGAAGGCCCGAGCCAGAAGAAAACGATTCTTCTTAGTACGGTTGCGATACTCGCTCACATGACATTATTGGTTAATTCTGTTTTCACTGAAAGTGGTCAAGACCTCAGCTTCACTAATGTCGCATTGCTTATTTGTTGGATGATTGTTGTCTCTGTCACAACCGTTTCATTACGTTTTCCTGCAACCTTGTTACTGCCTGTAGTTTATGGCTTTGCGGCGACGTTACTGGTCGTGAGTTTATTTATCCCCCATCACATCGTATTGCAAACCATTGATATCAATGTTGGTTTAGTAACACATGTCTCACTGTCATTTTTAGCCTATTGTGTGTTGATCATCGCAACCTTGTATGCCGTGCAGTTTTATTTCATTAACAAACGATTGAAACAAAAAGATCTTTCGATTGTTTATAGTCATCTTCCGCCGCTGATGCTCGTTGAAAAACAACTCTATCAATTAGTTACTGTGGGTACAGTTTTATTAACTAGCGCCTTAATATCCGGCTTTGTGTTTTCCGAAAATATGTTTGAAAAAGCATTTATTCATAAAACCATCTTATCTCTGATTGCTTGGGTAATATTTGCCACAGTCGTCTTTGGGCATCACTTGAAAGGTTGGCGAGGTAAAGGGACTGTCATTACTATTATTAGTGCCGCAACCGTGCTGACTCTTGCGTATTTTGGCAGTCGTTTTGTCAAAGAAATCCTCCTTGGTCAGTTTTAACTTGACTCAAGCATTAAGCTAAGCCTTAATAACCATCCCTAATCGTTGAAGGAAAATTTTAGTTGGACGACATATCTACCAGTACCTTATTTATTATCTTGACAATTTTGGTGCTAATTTCAGGTTATTTTTCAAGTTCTGAAACTGGCATGATGTCTCTTAATCGCTATCGATTAAAACATCTTGAAAAAGAAAATCATAAAGGTGCGTTGCGTGTCAGCGCCTTACTTAAACGCCCTGATCGTCTTATCGGTTTAATCTTAATCGGTAATAATTTAGTGAACATTGCCGCATCAGCAGTTGCTACAATTATTGGTATGCGCTTATATGGCGATGTGGGAATTGCTATTGCGACGTTTGCCTTAACATTTATTATCCTTATTTTTGCTGAAGTCACACCAAAAACACTGGCTGCCATTTACCCAGAAAAAATTGCATTTCCGAGCTCCATCATTCTTAAAGTGTTACTCAAGCTTTTATACCCGTTAGTCGTGGTAATCAACTTAATTACCAATGGTCTTCTAAAGCTATTCGGTATTAGTCACAAAGACATTGAAGAACACAGTTTAAGTACTGAAGAATTGCGTACCGTTGTTTATGAGTCTGGCTCACTCATTCCTGAACACCATCAAAATATGTTGATGTCTATTTTAGATCTCGAACAGGTGACGGTTGAAGATGTCATGATCCCGAGAAATGAAATCATTGCAATTGATATCAACGATGA
This region of Pseudoalteromonas ulvae UL12 genomic DNA includes:
- a CDS encoding cytochrome C assembly family protein, giving the protein MLLLSLTFIAFIFYSLASIHVMGRLFHKEGPSQKKTILLSTVAILAHMTLLVNSVFTESGQDLSFTNVALLICWMIVVSVTTVSLRFPATLLLPVVYGFAATLLVVSLFIPHHIVLQTIDINVGLVTHVSLSFLAYCVLIIATLYAVQFYFINKRLKQKDLSIVYSHLPPLMLVEKQLYQLVTVGTVLLTSALISGFVFSENMFEKAFIHKTILSLIAWVIFATVVFGHHLKGWRGKGTVITIISAATVLTLAYFGSRFVKEILLGQF
- a CDS encoding HlyC/CorC family transporter, with protein sequence MDDISTSTLFIILTILVLISGYFSSSETGMMSLNRYRLKHLEKENHKGALRVSALLKRPDRLIGLILIGNNLVNIAASAVATIIGMRLYGDVGIAIATFALTFIILIFAEVTPKTLAAIYPEKIAFPSSIILKVLLKLLYPLVVVINLITNGLLKLFGISHKDIEEHSLSTEELRTVVYESGSLIPEHHQNMLMSILDLEQVTVEDVMIPRNEIIAIDINDEWKSIMRQLTHVQHTRVLLYRDQIDDAVGFIHARDALRLLTKEQFTKATLLRAVREIYYIPEGTSLNTQLLKFQQSKERIGLVVDEYGDIQGLVTLEDILEEVVGDFTTTMARSVSEEVHLQPDGSYLVDGGANIRDINKEMSWEFPIDGPKTFSGLIVEFLEEIPEANVGLRIAGYPIEIVEVKENMIKTARVLPEHKTG